In Rana temporaria chromosome 3, aRanTem1.1, whole genome shotgun sequence, a single window of DNA contains:
- the NDUFA2 gene encoding NADH dehydrogenase [ubiquinone] 1 alpha subcomplex subunit 2 produces the protein MAATIVRNIGSKLGKNLREVRIHLCQRSPASQGVRDFIEQNYVELKKANPDFPILIRECSEVQPKLWARYEFGKEASVSLNNLKAEQVAKALESVANSKP, from the exons ATGGCAGCTACCATAGTGAGAAACATCGGGTCAAAGCTGGGCAAGAACCTGAGGGAGGTCAGGATCCATCTGTGCCAGAGGTCTCCGGCGAGTCAGGGGGTCAG agactTTATTGAACAGAACTATGTGGAGCTGAAAAAGGCCAATCCAGACTTTCCTATATTAATCAGAGAATGCTCAGAGGTTCAGCCTAAACTATGGGCAAGATATG AATTTGGAAAGGAGGCGAGTGTCTCCCTTAATAATCTAAAGGCTGAACAAGTAGCCAAAGCCTTGGAGTCTGTTGCAAACAGCAAGCCATAA